A genomic window from Lactobacillus sp. ESL0677 includes:
- a CDS encoding CPBP family intramembrane glutamic endopeptidase has translation MFSETTIKKWHFCQTLFQLIILLGILILGLIRHHFLLSNKAVASYVFLLILIIFICLQFTLLKSDLNPNSHLVQFNNYWESLSITFSLQLTLYLIIKLLNRYHILNSTFWIALFTLYSFIMYIPMAKLALCKIKNIWGRIFITFIMFSLLLFAPDTFIDAAKPAHWLLILNQSEFSGAIIFAIIMLFVMHDWGFQAPHLRISKRASKAIIGIICLFIIVRCLFNGFNVSESWTSILTSWDFHLAKSIAIPFFSSLKAGIAEELLMRFCVLSLLLRYFQNSHRQILWSVLCDGLIFGSLHITNLVAQSVSATLQQMLFACCSGFVFAAIYLYSDSILISMGYHALFDAAAAVTSGSLIMFSPAAFDWQITISLAIIDIIFAYFLISGSRKSTIISNLKRRKLYL, from the coding sequence ATGTTTTCAGAAACAACTATTAAAAAATGGCATTTTTGCCAAACATTATTCCAATTAATTATTTTATTAGGAATTCTTATTTTAGGACTTATTCGGCATCATTTTTTATTGTCAAATAAAGCTGTAGCATCATATGTATTTTTACTAATTTTGATAATTTTTATCTGTTTACAATTTACATTATTGAAAAGTGACCTCAATCCTAATAGTCACCTAGTGCAATTTAACAATTATTGGGAAAGTCTCAGCATTACATTTTCCCTACAACTTACACTCTATTTAATAATCAAACTACTAAATAGATATCACATTCTAAACAGTACCTTTTGGATTGCATTATTTACCCTTTATTCATTTATCATGTATATTCCAATGGCCAAACTTGCATTATGCAAAATAAAAAACATTTGGGGTAGAATTTTTATTACCTTTATCATGTTTTCACTTTTGCTATTTGCACCAGATACATTTATAGATGCCGCAAAACCTGCGCATTGGTTGCTAATTCTTAATCAGTCGGAATTTAGTGGCGCAATCATTTTTGCAATCATTATGTTATTTGTCATGCACGATTGGGGATTCCAAGCGCCACACTTGCGAATTAGTAAACGAGCTTCAAAAGCAATTATTGGAATTATCTGTTTGTTCATCATTGTCAGATGCTTATTTAATGGTTTCAATGTTAGTGAATCTTGGACAAGTATTTTAACTTCTTGGGATTTTCATTTAGCAAAATCTATAGCGATTCCATTTTTTAGTTCTCTTAAAGCTGGCATTGCGGAAGAATTATTAATGCGTTTCTGTGTATTAAGCTTATTACTACGTTACTTTCAAAATTCTCACAGACAAATTCTGTGGTCTGTTCTATGTGATGGCTTAATTTTTGGCTCATTACATATCACAAATTTAGTTGCACAATCTGTTTCTGCTACCCTGCAGCAAATGCTTTTTGCTTGTTGTTCTGGATTTGTTTTTGCGGCAATTTATTTATATTCCGACTCTATCTTAATTAGCATGGGCTACCATGCATTATTTGATGCTGCAGCCGCTGTTACATCAGGGTCTCTAATTATGTTTTCACCTGCCGCTTTTGA
- a CDS encoding DUF2273 domain-containing protein: protein MKEILQNHLPEISGAIVGLLLAFCFLGLGFFKTIFVIIMLICGLLVGHFWPILKKLMNK from the coding sequence ATGAAAGAAATCTTGCAAAATCACCTTCCAGAAATAAGTGGCGCGATCGTCGGTTTACTTTTAGCTTTTTGTTTTTTGGGATTAGGCTTTTTTAAGACAATTTTTGTAATCATAATGTTAATATGCGGCCTACTAGTTGGGCACTTTTGGCCAATACTCAAAAAGCTAATGAACAAATAA
- a CDS encoding helix-turn-helix transcriptional regulator produces the protein MKFGEHLKQARITRHLTQEEVAEKFFVSRQTISSWENEKTYPDMASLIKLSDYYQISLDTLLKEDSGMREYLEKKNVAQELRNIQKYLGLIEAIILVVCLAEILDIVKLHGFFLLLILIQIPLTKAIRHINNFNKSNNLGIESKYHSFFKKHSWLGYLIFLILAMMQLGVNLLHDPKSEYLTDIIGELIVILIYFGLIYKLEKKHNY, from the coding sequence ATGAAATTTGGTGAGCATTTAAAACAGGCGCGAATTACGCGTCATTTAACTCAAGAAGAAGTTGCCGAAAAGTTCTTCGTTAGCAGACAAACAATTTCTAGTTGGGAAAATGAAAAGACTTATCCTGACATGGCTAGTCTAATCAAACTAAGTGATTACTACCAGATTTCACTTGATACCCTCTTAAAGGAGGATTCGGGTATGCGTGAATATCTAGAAAAAAAGAATGTTGCCCAAGAATTAAGAAATATCCAAAAATATTTAGGATTGATAGAAGCAATAATATTAGTTGTTTGTTTAGCTGAGATACTTGACATTGTTAAGCTTCACGGCTTCTTCCTACTGCTTATATTAATTCAAATTCCTTTAACAAAGGCTATTAGACATATCAATAATTTTAACAAATCAAACAATTTAGGGATTGAATCAAAGTATCACAGTTTCTTTAAAAAGCATAGTTGGCTAGGATATCTTATTTTTTTAATACTGGCAATGATGCAATTAGGCGTCAACCTATTACATGATCCAAAATCCGAGTATCTTACAGACATCATTGGAGAACTTATAGTAATACTAATATATTTCGGACTTATTTATAAACTTGAAAAAAAGCATAATTATTAA
- a CDS encoding Asp23/Gls24 family envelope stress response protein: protein MTQTNSNQKIKGELKYDSKVIQKIIGIALSDIKGLLTVDGGFFSNLTDKIVNNNDVTTGVNVEVGKTQVAVDIDIVAEYGVQITKLYDQIKEKIYNKVKEMTGLDTVEVNVTVVDIKTQEQHQKDSVSLQDRITGVTKDTKEKIDDQKDRNQTEAKEDRVK, encoded by the coding sequence ATGACACAAACAAATTCAAATCAAAAAATTAAAGGCGAGCTAAAATACGATTCTAAAGTAATCCAGAAAATCATTGGCATTGCCTTATCAGACATCAAAGGACTGTTAACCGTTGATGGCGGCTTTTTCTCTAATTTGACCGATAAAATTGTTAATAATAATGATGTTACGACCGGTGTCAATGTAGAAGTTGGCAAAACTCAAGTTGCCGTTGATATTGATATTGTTGCAGAATATGGCGTACAAATCACAAAATTATACGATCAAATCAAAGAGAAGATTTACAACAAGGTCAAAGAAATGACGGGACTCGATACTGTTGAAGTTAACGTCACTGTTGTTGATATTAAGACTCAGGAACAACATCAAAAAGATTCTGTCAGCTTGCAAGATCGCATTACAGGTGTAACCAAAGATACTAAAGAAAAAATTGATGATCAAAAAGATAGGAACCAAACAGAAGCTAAAGAAGACCGAGTAAAGTAA